From the genome of Pseudomonadota bacterium:
CCACTTGCCGACAAAGCGCGTGTCGTAGCCTGCCGTGGCCAGTCCGTGATTGAACAGCCATTGGTCGGGCAGGAACTCCCGCCGGTTCTGCGGGATGTCGTATTCCGGGTTCCAGCGCAAGCCGTGGCGACCGGCGCGTTGCCCGCTCATCAGGCTCGCGCGCGCCGGGGTGCACACCGGCACCGTCGTGTAGGCACGCTCGAACCAGGCGCCGTCGCGCGCAATGGACTCCAGCCGGGGCCAGTGGTAGTCGAGTGCGTTCGCCCGGTAGTGGCCGTGGAAGGCCATGTGGTCGACCACCACCCAGACGATGTTCGGCCTGCTCATGTTAGCGCATCGCGCCGGGCGCCACGTCGCGTCACACCCGGTCGGTCAGGTGGGTGGACCAGCTCTCGGCGTCGAAGCCGACGGTGGTGTGGCGGCCCCATTCGACCACCGGCCGCTTGACCAGGCTCGGATTGCGCGCGCACAGCGCCGGCGCGGAGTCGACGGAGAGCGCCTCGCGCTCGGCGTTGTTCAGCGCGCGCCAGGTGGTGCCACGTCGGTTCACAAGCCGATCGAGCGGCACCTCGGTGAGCCAGCGCTCGACGACGTCGGCGGTCAGACCGGCTTTCTTGAAATCGTGAAAGGCGTAGTTGACACCCGCGGCGTCGAGAAACGCGCGGGCTTTCTTCACCGTGTCACAGTTGCGGATACCGTAGAGCGTGACAGTCATCAATCGGTGTTGCGCAGCAGTTCGTTGATGCCGACCTTGGCGCGGGTCTTGGCGTCGACGCGCTTGACGATCACCGCGCAGTAGAGGCTGTACTTGCCGTTGTCGGCAGGCAGGCTGCCGGAGACCACGACCGAGCCCGCAGGCACGCGGCCGTACAGCACTTCGTCACGTTCCCGGTCGTAGATCTTGGTGCTCTGACCGATGTACACGCCCATCGACAACACCGCACCTTCTTCGACGACCACACCTTCGACCACCTCGGACCGCGCGCCGATGAAGCAGTTGTCCTCGATGATGGTTGGTCCGGCCTGCAGCGGTTCGAGTACACCGCCAATCCCGACCCCGCCCGAGAGGTGCACGTTCTTGCCGATCTGCGCGCACGAACCGACCGTGGCCCAGGTGTCGACCATGGTGCCTGAATCGACGTACGCGCCGATGTTCACGTAGCTCGGCATGAGCACCACGTTCGGCGCACAGAAGCTGCCTTTGCGCGCCATGGCCGGTGGCACAACGCGCACGCCGGATGCGGCGATCTCGTTGTCGTTCATGCTGCCGAACTTGCTCTCGACCTTGTCGTAGAAGCGGGTGAAGCCACCGGCCTCGATCGGCGCGTTGTCTCGCAGTCGAAAGGAGAGCAACACGGCTTTTTTCAACCATTGATTGACAACCCAGTCGCCGACGCCGCGGCGTTCGGCGACGCGAGCCTCGCCCGAGTCGAGCAGGGCGATGGACGCCTCGACCGCGCGACGGACGTCCGGATCGTGTTGGCTGGGGGTAATGCCATCACGGT
Proteins encoded in this window:
- a CDS encoding arsenate reductase; translated protein: MTVTLYGIRNCDTVKKARAFLDAAGVNYAFHDFKKAGLTADVVERWLTEVPLDRLVNRRGTTWRALNNAEREALSVDSAPALCARNPSLVKRPVVEWGRHTTVGFDAESWSTHLTDRV
- the dapD gene encoding 2,3,4,5-tetrahydropyridine-2,6-dicarboxylate N-succinyltransferase gives rise to the protein MNDLQAIIEDAFEHRDGITPSQHDPDVRRAVEASIALLDSGEARVAERRGVGDWVVNQWLKKAVLLSFRLRDNAPIEAGGFTRFYDKVESKFGSMNDNEIAASGVRVVPPAMARKGSFCAPNVVLMPSYVNIGAYVDSGTMVDTWATVGSCAQIGKNVHLSGGVGIGGVLEPLQAGPTIIEDNCFIGARSEVVEGVVVEEGAVLSMGVYIGQSTKIYDRERDEVLYGRVPAGSVVVSGSLPADNGKYSLYCAVIVKRVDAKTRAKVGINELLRNTD